One window of Triticum dicoccoides isolate Atlit2015 ecotype Zavitan chromosome 5A, WEW_v2.0, whole genome shotgun sequence genomic DNA carries:
- the LOC119303877 gene encoding pectin acetylesterase 3-like — translation MEEKVGMAKLWALSIVVLVLAAAPGVPAVPITLITSAVDKGAVCMDGTPPAYHMDPGSGAGKKSWIVNLEGGGWCENVTACMYRKGSRLGSSNLMERQLEFRGILSSNPAENPDFYSWNRVMVRYCDGASFAGEGYDAGSRVYFRGQRIFDAVIQHLLSIGMSSADQVLLAGGSAGGLSAILHCDQFGAFFAGRSTTVKCLADAGLFLDAVDVAGGHTLRSYFGGVVATHGVAQTLPRSCTGRLDATSCFFPQNIIGSIKTPTFLLNAAYDTWQIHESLAPDVADHGGAWRACKSSRLACNASQMKVLQAFREQMVGIVQGAFSRSKGNGFFINSCFTHGQSKVPATWNANGSPTIHNKSIAKSVSDWYFGRAEVRAIDCPYPCDHTCHNDI, via the exons ATGGAGGAGAAGGTCGGGATGGCCAAGCTTTGGGCGCTTTCCATTGTCGTTTTGGTCCTCGCGGCGGCGCCGGGCGTACCGGCGGTGCCTATCACCCTCATCACATCCGCCGTCGACAAGGGAGCCG TGTGCATGGATGGGACGCCGCCGGCTTACCACATGGATCCGGGGTCCGGTGCAGGGAAGAAGAGCTGGATCGTCAACCTAGAG GGAGGCGGCTGGTGCGAGAACGTGACGGCGTGCATGTACCGCAAGGGGAGCCGCCTCGGGTCCTCGAATCTCATGGAAAGGCAGCTCGAGTTCCGTGGCATCCTGAGCTCCAACCCCGCCGAGAACCCTG ATTTCTACAGCTGGAACCGGGTGATGGTCCGCTACTGCGACGGCGCGTCCTTCGCCGGCGAAGGCTACGACGCGGGCTCGAGGGTCTACTTCCGGGGCCAGCGCATATTTGACGCCGTCATCCAGCACCTCCTCTCCATTGGGATGTCCTCCGCGGATCAGGTGCTGCTGGCGGGCGGCTCCGCCGGGGGCCTGTCGGCAATACTGCACTGCGACCAGTTCGGCGCCTTCTTCGCCGGCCGGAGCACCACCGTCAAGTGCCTCGCCGACGCAGGGCTCTTCCTCGACGC CGTCGACGTCGCCGGTGGGCATACCTTGAGATCCTACTTCGGAGGCGTCGTGGCCACGCATGGGGTGGCGCAGACCCTGCCGAGGAGTTGCACCGGTCGTCTCGACGCCACCTCG tgcttcttcccgcAGAACATAATCGGCAGCATAAAAACCCCGACCTTCCTGCTGAATGCAGCCTACGATACATGGCAG ATCCATGAAAGCCTGGCCCCGGACGTGGCCGACCACGGCGGCGCCTGGCGAGCCTGCAAGTCCAGTCGTTTAGCCTGCAACGCATCCCAGATGAAAGTCTTGCAAG CTTTCAGGGAGCAGATGGTGGGAATTGTGCAAGGCGCCTTCTCCCGCTCCAAGGGCAATGGGTTCTTCATAAACTCGTGCTTCACGCACGGCCAGTCCAAGGTCCCGGCTACTTGGAATGCAAATGGCTCTCCTACCATTCACAATAAG AGTATCGCGAAATCTGTGAGTGACTGGTACTTTGGCCGGGCTGAAGTGAGGGCCATCGATTGCCCCTACCCCTGCGACCACACATGCCACAACGACATATGA
- the LOC119303878 gene encoding calmodulin-binding protein 60 A-like isoform X2 yields MSQKRQPEEGERPRWGGCGGGPAESGGSSSPAEPKRQRVPALREVITEVMRKSSIEKLFSSIEPLIRRVVKEEIELALANHAAMMTSPTYTVPSTSKNLQLQFTTRLSLPIFTGSKVEGEGTLSIALVDTLTREVVVMGTESRLKVEIVVLEGDFEDGEGNDWTAQEFNNNIVKERQGKRPLLSGDVFVGLDKGIGTVGDVAFTDNSSWTRSRKFRLGARTEDGCYNGVRVREAKTESFVVKDHRGELYKKHHPPVLEDEVWRLEKIGKEGAFHKRLNKEKIVTVKDFLTLLHLDAPRLRKILGTGMSTKMWEVTIEHAKTTCILSDKVHIYYLESPSKTAVVFNAVGEVRGLISEKFVSVDDLTEKEKAEANAAVKQAFEDWKNVSTCDNETLLENPSQLLNMRSSSLCENEFFQLPAQVAADDFDLSHLDIPSGDIFSVEPLCALDPCAVGVVESSENRFQPELPPLGGHGQPQESLALDKFSNSLVFEESTSHASFNEEDYYCRPGPDPPVSFDSQDLGAALKGFIATISKPKPYRGWRTLSYVIGWIFYTKRMAAQKRKKPGK; encoded by the exons ATGTCGCAGAAGCGgcagccggaggagggcgagcggccgCGGTGGGGGGGCTGCGGCGGAGGCCCGGCCGAGTCCGGCGGGAGCTCCTCCCCCGCTGAGCCCAAGCGGCAGCGGGTCCCCGCCCTCCGCGA GGTCATCACGGAGGTGATGCGGAAGAGCAGCATCGAGAAGCTCTTCTCGTCGATCGAGCCCCTCATCCGGAGAGTG GTTAAAGAAGAAATTGAGTTGGCCCTCGCAAATCATGCCGCTATGATGACAAG TCCCACGTACACTGTTCCATCTACATCGAAAAATCTGCAGCTCCAATTCacgactaggctttctcttccaatTTTCACTGGCTCCAAGGTTGAAGGCGAGGGTACCTTAAGTATTGCTCTAGTCGACACTTTGACCAGAGAAGTTGTAGTGATGGGTACGGAGTCCCGGTTGAAGGTTGAAATAGTAGTTCTAGAGGGTGACTTTGAGGACGGAGAAGGCAATGACTGGACAGCTCAGGAGTTCAATAATAACATCGTTAAAGAAAGACAAGGTAAACGGCCCTTGCTTTCTGGAGACGTGTTTGTTGGCCTTGATAAAGGCATTGGTACAGTGGGAGATGTAGCATTCACAGATAACTCCAGCTGGACACGCAGCCGAAAGTTCAGGTTAGGTGCAAGAACTGAGGATGGTTGTTATAATGGCGTAAGAGTACGGGAAGCAAAAACTGAATCATTTGTGGTAAAGGATCATCGTGGAGAAT TGTACAAGAAGCATCACCCACCAGTTCTTGAAGATGAGGTTTGGAGACTGGAGAAGATCGGCAAGGAAGGAGCTTTTCACAAGCGTTTGAATAAGGAGAAGATAGTTACAGTCAAAGATTTTCTCACTTTATTGCATCTTGATGCTCCTAGGCTCCGGAAG ATATTGGGCACTGGCATGTCAACTAAGATGTGGGAGGTTACTATTGAGCATGCAAAAACAACATGTATTCTCAGTGACAAGGTGCATATTTACTATCTAGAAAGCCCAAGCAAAACTGCTGTTGTGTTCAATGCTGTAGGGGAAGTGAGAGGGTTAATATCTGAGAAGTTTGTTTCTGTTGATGATCTGACAGAAAAGGAGAAG GCTGAAGCAAATGCAGCTGTTAAACAAGCATTTGAAGACTGGAAGAATGTCTCGACCTGCGACAATGAAACACTTTTGGAGAATCCGTCACAGCTCCTCAATATGAGATCCTCATCTTTGTGTGAAAACGAATTTTTCCAGTTACCTGCACAAGTTGCCGCTGATGATTTTGATTTAAGCCACTTGGACATACCATCAGGCGACATTTTCTCTGTCGAACCATTGTGTGCCTTGGATCCTTGTGCGGTGGGAGTTGTAGAGAGCAGTGAAAATAGATTTCAGCCTGAGCTTCCCCCACTTGGTGGCCATGGACAGCCTCAAGAATCACTCGCTTTAGACAAGTTCTCGAATTCATTGGTTTTTGAGGAGAGCACCAGTCACGCCTCGTTCAACGAAGAGGACTATTATTGCCGTCCAGGTCCAGACCCCCCGGTATCCTTTGACTCACAAGATCTTGGGGCTGCGCTGAAGGGCTTCATTGCGACGATATCAAAGCCAAAGCCATATAGAGGATGGAGGACATTGTCCTATGTTATAGGATGGATATTCTACACCAAGAGGATGGCCGCTCAGAAGAGGAAGAAACCCGGGAAATGA
- the LOC119303878 gene encoding calmodulin-binding protein 60 A-like isoform X1 has product MSQKRQPEEGERPRWGGCGGGPAESGGSSSPAEPKRQRVPALREVITEVMRKSSIEKLFSSIEPLIRRVVKEEIELALANHAAMMTRSPTYTVPSTSKNLQLQFTTRLSLPIFTGSKVEGEGTLSIALVDTLTREVVVMGTESRLKVEIVVLEGDFEDGEGNDWTAQEFNNNIVKERQGKRPLLSGDVFVGLDKGIGTVGDVAFTDNSSWTRSRKFRLGARTEDGCYNGVRVREAKTESFVVKDHRGELYKKHHPPVLEDEVWRLEKIGKEGAFHKRLNKEKIVTVKDFLTLLHLDAPRLRKILGTGMSTKMWEVTIEHAKTTCILSDKVHIYYLESPSKTAVVFNAVGEVRGLISEKFVSVDDLTEKEKAEANAAVKQAFEDWKNVSTCDNETLLENPSQLLNMRSSSLCENEFFQLPAQVAADDFDLSHLDIPSGDIFSVEPLCALDPCAVGVVESSENRFQPELPPLGGHGQPQESLALDKFSNSLVFEESTSHASFNEEDYYCRPGPDPPVSFDSQDLGAALKGFIATISKPKPYRGWRTLSYVIGWIFYTKRMAAQKRKKPGK; this is encoded by the exons ATGTCGCAGAAGCGgcagccggaggagggcgagcggccgCGGTGGGGGGGCTGCGGCGGAGGCCCGGCCGAGTCCGGCGGGAGCTCCTCCCCCGCTGAGCCCAAGCGGCAGCGGGTCCCCGCCCTCCGCGA GGTCATCACGGAGGTGATGCGGAAGAGCAGCATCGAGAAGCTCTTCTCGTCGATCGAGCCCCTCATCCGGAGAGTG GTTAAAGAAGAAATTGAGTTGGCCCTCGCAAATCATGCCGCTATGATGACAAG AAGTCCCACGTACACTGTTCCATCTACATCGAAAAATCTGCAGCTCCAATTCacgactaggctttctcttccaatTTTCACTGGCTCCAAGGTTGAAGGCGAGGGTACCTTAAGTATTGCTCTAGTCGACACTTTGACCAGAGAAGTTGTAGTGATGGGTACGGAGTCCCGGTTGAAGGTTGAAATAGTAGTTCTAGAGGGTGACTTTGAGGACGGAGAAGGCAATGACTGGACAGCTCAGGAGTTCAATAATAACATCGTTAAAGAAAGACAAGGTAAACGGCCCTTGCTTTCTGGAGACGTGTTTGTTGGCCTTGATAAAGGCATTGGTACAGTGGGAGATGTAGCATTCACAGATAACTCCAGCTGGACACGCAGCCGAAAGTTCAGGTTAGGTGCAAGAACTGAGGATGGTTGTTATAATGGCGTAAGAGTACGGGAAGCAAAAACTGAATCATTTGTGGTAAAGGATCATCGTGGAGAAT TGTACAAGAAGCATCACCCACCAGTTCTTGAAGATGAGGTTTGGAGACTGGAGAAGATCGGCAAGGAAGGAGCTTTTCACAAGCGTTTGAATAAGGAGAAGATAGTTACAGTCAAAGATTTTCTCACTTTATTGCATCTTGATGCTCCTAGGCTCCGGAAG ATATTGGGCACTGGCATGTCAACTAAGATGTGGGAGGTTACTATTGAGCATGCAAAAACAACATGTATTCTCAGTGACAAGGTGCATATTTACTATCTAGAAAGCCCAAGCAAAACTGCTGTTGTGTTCAATGCTGTAGGGGAAGTGAGAGGGTTAATATCTGAGAAGTTTGTTTCTGTTGATGATCTGACAGAAAAGGAGAAG GCTGAAGCAAATGCAGCTGTTAAACAAGCATTTGAAGACTGGAAGAATGTCTCGACCTGCGACAATGAAACACTTTTGGAGAATCCGTCACAGCTCCTCAATATGAGATCCTCATCTTTGTGTGAAAACGAATTTTTCCAGTTACCTGCACAAGTTGCCGCTGATGATTTTGATTTAAGCCACTTGGACATACCATCAGGCGACATTTTCTCTGTCGAACCATTGTGTGCCTTGGATCCTTGTGCGGTGGGAGTTGTAGAGAGCAGTGAAAATAGATTTCAGCCTGAGCTTCCCCCACTTGGTGGCCATGGACAGCCTCAAGAATCACTCGCTTTAGACAAGTTCTCGAATTCATTGGTTTTTGAGGAGAGCACCAGTCACGCCTCGTTCAACGAAGAGGACTATTATTGCCGTCCAGGTCCAGACCCCCCGGTATCCTTTGACTCACAAGATCTTGGGGCTGCGCTGAAGGGCTTCATTGCGACGATATCAAAGCCAAAGCCATATAGAGGATGGAGGACATTGTCCTATGTTATAGGATGGATATTCTACACCAAGAGGATGGCCGCTCAGAAGAGGAAGAAACCCGGGAAATGA